From the Deinococcus aerolatus genome, the window GGAAGAACTCGGACGACCATCTCACGGCGCCGCCGTTCCGGACGTCACGGCCGGGGCGCGGGTGGTGCCGGATCTGAACGCGCCGCGCGTGCTGGTGCTGAATGCCTCCTACGAGCCGCTGCATGTCACCAGCACCAAGCGGGCCATCACGCTGCTGCAGTACGGCGTGGCCGAGGTGCTGGAAGACAGCGGCGACGTGATCCGCTCGCCCAGCACGGTCCTGAACGTGCCCAGCGTGATCCGGCTGCGCCGGTACGTGCGCCGCCCGCGCGTTCACCCGGTGCCCTTCAACCGCCGCAACGTCCTGCGCCGCGACACCTTTGCCTGCCAGTACTGCGGCGCGTCCGAGGAACTGACGCTGGACCACGTGTTGCCCCGGTCACGCGGCGGGCGGCACAACTGGGACAACGTGGTCACCGCCTGCCGCGCCTGCAACCAGCGCAAGGGGGACCGTACCCCCGACGAGGCCGCCATGCCGCTGCGCACGCACCCGCACGCCCCCACCTTTGGCGTCTACGCGCACGGCCAGTTTGCCCACTGGCAGCCGGAGTGGGCCAACTACATCCGCTGAGGCGGGGCTGGACGGAGCGGGCTGCCCTCCGCACACAAATACAAATAAATAAGGGGGCCAGCTGCAGACGCGGGATGGCCTCTCATTGACTAGACTGCGGCCCATGAACCGCACCCAGGCCCATGCGCTGATGCTGGAACACACTCCGTCCCCGTCGCTGCAGCGGCACATGCTGAATGTCGAGGCCGCGATGCGCTGGTACGCCCGCCACTGGCAGGAGGATGAGGAAACCTACGCCGTGACCGGCCTGCTGCACGACTTCGACTACGAGCTGCACCCCGGCGAGCATCCGACCTGGGGTGTGGCGTATCTGCAACAGCACACCGATACGCCCCCGGAGGTGCTGGACGCGATCATGGGCCACGCGGCCTACACCGGCACGCCGCGCACCTCCCGGCTGGCACGGACGCTGTTCGCGGTGGACGAGCTGACCGGACTGGTGCAGGCGGCGGCGCTGGTCCGTCCCGACGGCGACGTGGGGCAGGTGGAGTTAAAGAGCCTGAAAAAGCGCTTCAAGAACCGTGCCTTTGCGGCGGGCGTCAACCGCGAGGAGGTCGAGCAGGGCGCGCGGGAACTGGGCGTGGAACTCGACGAGCACATGGCCAACGTGCTGGCGGCAATGCGCGAGATGGCCGCCACTCCGTTACAGCAGGCATAAAGTTGCAGCAGGCATAAATAAAGCCCTCTCCGCTGGGAAGAGGGCCTGGGGTGGCGGCGCCCTACGCGCGGGGTGGAAAGCGCACGAAGGTCAGCCAGAAGTCCTCGAAAGCGCGGATGGCGTGCAGGAAGTTCTCGAAGCCCACCGGCTTAACCATGTAGCCGCTGGCGTGAAACTCGTAGGAACTGCGCACGTCATCGTCGGCCTGGCTGGTGGTGAGCATCAGAACCGGAATGCTGACCAGCCGGGTGTCGGCCTTGATCTCACGCAGCACTTCCAGGCCGTTCTTGCGCGGCATGTTGATGTCGAGCAGGATCAGGTCCGGGCGCGGGGCCCCGGCGTACTCGCCCTCGCCGCGCAGAAAGCGCAGGGCCTCCACGCCGTCGCGGGCCACGTGCAGCCGGTTGGGCACGCGGGCTTCCTCAAAGGCTTCCAGCGTCAGCAGGATATCGGGTTCGCTGTCCTCGACGAGAAGAATCTCGATCTGACGGGCGGGGGCAGGCGACTGTGCGGTTTCAGGCATGGTGGGGGTCCGTGATCTCTGGGGGCGGGGCGTCGGGAGGCGGCGAATCTGGCGGCTGTAAAGCTGAAGTCAGAGCATCCGGGGTTTGGGAATCTGGCGAAGGGGCGGCAGGCAGCGTGAAGTGAAAGGTGCTGCCGTGGTCCGGGGCGGGCAGCGGCGTGGAGTCCAGCCACAGCGTTCCACCGTGGTATTCGACAATCTTACGGCAGATGGCCAGTCCCATTCCGTTCCCGGCGTAATCCTCGCGTCGGTTCAGGCGCTGAAAGATATCAAAGACCCGCTCACGGTACTCGGGCGCAATGCCAATACCGCTGTCCTGCACCGTCACGTGGATCATCTCGCCCTCCTGACAGGACTGTACCCGAATGCGGGCGGGCGCTCCCGGCACAGTGAACTTCAGGCCGTTGCCGATCAGATTGACCAGCAGGCGCGTGAGCAGCGGGGCGTGGGCCAGCACCCGGTGGGGGGTCTGCCAGTCCAGGCGGCCGCCGCCGGCCTCCAGCACCGCCTCCATGCTCCGGGTGACGGCGTGCAGGGCGTCGTCCAGGGCCAGCGGCTGCATCCGGACCTCGTCGCGGCCTACCCGCGAGAACTCCAGCAGGTCCTGAATCAGGCTGCGCATGCGGGTCACGGCGTCCTGCATGAAGCCGATGTAGGTCTCGGCGCGCTCGTCCAGCTGCCCCGAGTACCGGCGTGTCAGCAGCTCGGCGTAGCTGCCCAGCGTCCGCAGCGGCTCCTGCAGGTCATGGCTGGCGACGTAGGCGAACTGCTCCAGATCGGCGTTGCTGCGCTCCAGATCCTCGATGGCCTCCTGCAACAGCTGCTGGGCACGCAGGCGCTCGGTGATGTCCTGGACCATCAGCACCGCGCCGGTGACCACGCCCGTGTCCGACAGCATCGGCGTGACCACGCTGGACACCGGAACCGCGTGGCCCTGGGCGTGCCACAGCACGTCGTGGGCCACGCGGCGCGTCTGGCCGTCGCGCAGGGTCTGGTGAACCGGGCAGTCCTCCAACGGAAACGGCGTGCCGTCGGGGCGGCTGTGGTGAATCAGCTCGTGCTGCTTGCTGCTGATCAGCCGCTCGATGCTGTAGCCCAGCAGCCGCGCCGCCGCCGGATTGGCAAAGGTGGTGCGCCCCGAAGCGTCCAGGCCGAACACGCCCTCGCCCGCAGCAGTGAGCAGCAGCGTGGAAAAGCGCGTGACCTCGGCCAGTTCGCGGGTCCGGACCTCGACGCGGCCCTCCAGTTCGGCGTTCAGGGCTTTGAGCGCGGCCTCGGCCTCCTGCACGGCGCTGATGTCGGTGTAGGCCCCGATCCACTCGCGCACGCTGCCGTCGTCGCCAACCACCGGTACGGCCCGGACCTGCATGGGCACGTACACGCCGTCGGCGCGGCGCAGGCGGTGTTCGATGCTGTAATTCTGCGCCAGCGCCATGGCCTCGGCCCAGGCCTGGGTGGTGTGCTCGCGGTCATCCGGGTGAATGGCCCCGATGGCGGTGGCGGGGTCCAGGTACTGTCCGGCCGGTTGCCCGGTAAAGGCTTCCCAGTCGGGCTGCGGGTGGTGGAAGTTGCCCTGCGCGTCGGTGGAGAACACGATCTTCGAGGTGGTTTCCACCAGGGAGCGGAAACGCTGCTCGCTGCGGCGCAGTTTCTCGCGGGTCAGCCGACGCTCGGTCACGTCGGAGAACACCGTGGTGACCTGTTCGGGGCGGTCCGTGCCCGGCGCGCGGCGCGGAATGGCCGTGACCTCCAGCCAGCGCCATTCCCCGGTTCGCGGATGAAACACGCCCATCGGCACTTCCAGCAGGGCCTGCCCGGTCTGCAGCGCCTGAATCGACGGATGGGTCTCGCCCGGCAAGGCCGAGCCGTCCGGATGAATGGCCTGCCAGTGCGGGTCAAGTGAATCGCGCCCGGTCAGCTGATCCGGGCTCAGGCCCAGAATGGCCGAGGCCGAGGCGTTGGCATGCAGAATCCGGGTGTCGGCTCCCTGCACGGTCATGCCCAGGCCCATGCGGTCCATGATGTCCAGGGCCACTTCCAGCGGGTCATGCGACTCGCGGAAATGCAGCAGCGCTGCCCCCGGCCCGGCCGGGCTGATGGTCGCCAGCGCCGGGGCCACCGCGCCGGGCATGGTGACCGTCAGCCGGGACCCCTCGCCCCGCAGGGCCTGGGCCGTGGCGTTTCGCAGGGCCTGGGCCGCGTCCGGCCGAAACAGGGTGGCCCAGCTGTCGGCGGCCTCCGCGCCCTGCAAGCCTTCCAGCCCTCCCAGACGCTCGCGCGCTGCGGCGTTCAGCTGAACCTGGCCACCCGCGCTCACCCACACCGTCGGATCGGGCAGGGCCGACAGCAGCGCGGCGGCCTCCGCTCCGGCAAAGGGGGCGGCCGCAGCGGAGACGTCGGCGGCAGGCTGGTGGGTCACGTCGGTCACATCGGAAGCTCTGGTCTTAGCCGCGCAGGGCGTAGCCCACGCCCCGCACCGTCCGCAGCAGGCCGTACCCGTCCAGGTCACGCAATTTGGCCCGCAGGTTGGCCATATGCACGTCGACCACATTGCTGCCCTCGGGCAGGCGGCCCTGCCAGATTTCCTGACCGATCTCCTGGCGCGAGTACACCCGGCCCGGCTGCCGGATCAGCAGCGCCAGAATGTCGAACTCCTTGGGCGACAGCCGCAGTTCCTCGGCCTTGTAGGTGACCAGCCGCTTCTGGGGGTCCAGCGTCAGGTCCCCCATGTTCAGGCTCTCGGTGGTGCGCTGGCGCAGCTGCACCTTGACGCGGGCCAGCAATTCGTCGGGGTGAAAGGGCTTGATCAGGTAGTCGTCGGCGCCCAGGCCCAGCAGCCGCACCTTCTCGTCCACGGTGTCGCGGGCGGTCAGGACGATGATCGGCACGGCGCTGTTCTTGCGCAGGCGCTGCACCACGTCGCCGCCGTCGAAGTCGGGCAGGCCCAGATCCAGCAGGATCAGCGCGGGATGGTCCTCACGCGCCTTGATCAACCCGTTCATGGCCGAATCGGCATGGTCAACCTCAAATCCGGCGTCGGTCAAATCCATCTTGAGGACGTTGGCGATGTCCAGGTCATCTTCGATGATCAGAATGCAGGGAGAGGTCACGCCTTCATGATACCCCCTAAAGGTTGCCTTAACAGGCTCCAATGCGTGGGGCGGGTCAGGGGGGGGCGTGTGCCCGCGCCGTTGCGCCGCCTTCAGGCGTGCTAGCCTGCGGCCATCGCGCCATGATTTCGGCCTGCCAAGGCTGGAGACGGGCGACACAACCGCAGCAGTTCAGAACCGCGTTTTTCCTGACTGCCCCAGGCCGCATCCTTCGGGCCACCGCTGCACTCAACACGCCTGGCCCCACCCACGGGCCGCCACGCACGGAGATTTTCAAATGACCCAGACAGACGACACCAAGACCCCCCACCTGGAAGTGATTCCGCTTGGTGGGATGGGCGAGATCGGCAAGAACATCACCGCCTACCGCTACGAAGACGAGATCATGGTGGTGGACGCCGGGCTGGCTTTCCCCGAATCCCACCAGATGGGCATCGACCTGATCATCCCGCGCATCGACTACCTGCAGCAGAACGCCGGCATGATTCGCGGCTGGATCCTGACCCACGGCCACGAGGACCACATCGGCGGCCTGCCGTACATCCTGCCCCGGCTGCCCAAGGTGCCGGTCTACGGCGCGCCGCTCACCCTGGGGCTGGTGCGCGAGAAGCTCTCGGAGTTCGGCATCAAGGAGCACGAGACCGATCTGCGCGAGGTGGACCTGAACGCCAAATTCAAGATCGGCAAGCACTTCGAGATCGAGTACTTCCGCATGACCCACTCGATTCCCGACAACGCCGGGTACATCCTGACCACGCCGGCGGGCCGCGTGCTGCACACCGGAGACTTCAAGCTCGACGAGCATCCCGCCGACGGTCAGCTGAGTGACCTGGGCCGCATCGAGCAGGCGGGCAAGGACGGCGTGCTGCTGCTGATCAGCGACTCCACCAACGCCGAGCGTCCGGGCCGCACCCCCAGCGAGGCCGAGATCGCCGTGAATCTGGAAGATGTAATTGCCAACTGCAAGGGCCGCGTGTTCCTGACCACCTTCGCCTCGCAGGTCAACCGGATCCAGAACATCCTGAACATCGCCCACCGCCAGAGCCGCCGCGTGATCATGGAAGGCCGCAGCATGCTGAAATACGCGCAGGTGGCGCAGGCCGTGGGTCACATGAACGCCCCCGATCCCTTCCTGACCAACGATGAGGTGGCCGGCATGCAGGACCAGCAGGTGCTGTACATCTGCACCGGGTCACAGGGGCAGCCCATGAGCGTGTTGAGCCGTCTGGCCTTCGGCAACCACGCCAAGATCGCCCTGCGCCGGGGCGACAGCGTGATCCTGTCCAGCAACCCGATTCCCGGCAACGAGGAAGCGGTCAACCTAGTCATCAACCGCCTGTACGAGATCGGCGTGGACGTGTACTACCCGCC encodes:
- a CDS encoding HNH endonuclease, giving the protein MTVKGRVEELGRPSHGAAVPDVTAGARVVPDLNAPRVLVLNASYEPLHVTSTKRAITLLQYGVAEVLEDSGDVIRSPSTVLNVPSVIRLRRYVRRPRVHPVPFNRRNVLRRDTFACQYCGASEELTLDHVLPRSRGGRHNWDNVVTACRACNQRKGDRTPDEAAMPLRTHPHAPTFGVYAHGQFAHWQPEWANYIR
- a CDS encoding HD domain-containing protein, with the translated sequence MNRTQAHALMLEHTPSPSLQRHMLNVEAAMRWYARHWQEDEETYAVTGLLHDFDYELHPGEHPTWGVAYLQQHTDTPPEVLDAIMGHAAYTGTPRTSRLARTLFAVDELTGLVQAAALVRPDGDVGQVELKSLKKRFKNRAFAAGVNREEVEQGARELGVELDEHMANVLAAMREMAATPLQQA
- a CDS encoding response regulator — its product is MPETAQSPAPARQIEILLVEDSEPDILLTLEAFEEARVPNRLHVARDGVEALRFLRGEGEYAGAPRPDLILLDINMPRKNGLEVLREIKADTRLVSIPVLMLTTSQADDDVRSSYEFHASGYMVKPVGFENFLHAIRAFEDFWLTFVRFPPRA
- a CDS encoding PAS domain-containing sensor histidine kinase translates to MTDVTHQPAADVSAAAAPFAGAEAAALLSALPDPTVWVSAGGQVQLNAAARERLGGLEGLQGAEAADSWATLFRPDAAQALRNATAQALRGEGSRLTVTMPGAVAPALATISPAGPGAALLHFRESHDPLEVALDIMDRMGLGMTVQGADTRILHANASASAILGLSPDQLTGRDSLDPHWQAIHPDGSALPGETHPSIQALQTGQALLEVPMGVFHPRTGEWRWLEVTAIPRRAPGTDRPEQVTTVFSDVTERRLTREKLRRSEQRFRSLVETTSKIVFSTDAQGNFHHPQPDWEAFTGQPAGQYLDPATAIGAIHPDDREHTTQAWAEAMALAQNYSIEHRLRRADGVYVPMQVRAVPVVGDDGSVREWIGAYTDISAVQEAEAALKALNAELEGRVEVRTRELAEVTRFSTLLLTAAGEGVFGLDASGRTTFANPAAARLLGYSIERLISSKQHELIHHSRPDGTPFPLEDCPVHQTLRDGQTRRVAHDVLWHAQGHAVPVSSVVTPMLSDTGVVTGAVLMVQDITERLRAQQLLQEAIEDLERSNADLEQFAYVASHDLQEPLRTLGSYAELLTRRYSGQLDERAETYIGFMQDAVTRMRSLIQDLLEFSRVGRDEVRMQPLALDDALHAVTRSMEAVLEAGGGRLDWQTPHRVLAHAPLLTRLLVNLIGNGLKFTVPGAPARIRVQSCQEGEMIHVTVQDSGIGIAPEYRERVFDIFQRLNRREDYAGNGMGLAICRKIVEYHGGTLWLDSTPLPAPDHGSTFHFTLPAAPSPDSQTPDALTSALQPPDSPPPDAPPPEITDPHHA
- a CDS encoding response regulator transcription factor, coding for MTSPCILIIEDDLDIANVLKMDLTDAGFEVDHADSAMNGLIKAREDHPALILLDLGLPDFDGGDVVQRLRKNSAVPIIVLTARDTVDEKVRLLGLGADDYLIKPFHPDELLARVKVQLRQRTTESLNMGDLTLDPQKRLVTYKAEELRLSPKEFDILALLIRQPGRVYSRQEIGQEIWQGRLPEGSNVVDVHMANLRAKLRDLDGYGLLRTVRGVGYALRG
- a CDS encoding ribonuclease J, translating into MTQTDDTKTPHLEVIPLGGMGEIGKNITAYRYEDEIMVVDAGLAFPESHQMGIDLIIPRIDYLQQNAGMIRGWILTHGHEDHIGGLPYILPRLPKVPVYGAPLTLGLVREKLSEFGIKEHETDLREVDLNAKFKIGKHFEIEYFRMTHSIPDNAGYILTTPAGRVLHTGDFKLDEHPADGQLSDLGRIEQAGKDGVLLLISDSTNAERPGRTPSEAEIAVNLEDVIANCKGRVFLTTFASQVNRIQNILNIAHRQSRRVIMEGRSMLKYAQVAQAVGHMNAPDPFLTNDEVAGMQDQQVLYICTGSQGQPMSVLSRLAFGNHAKIALRRGDSVILSSNPIPGNEEAVNLVINRLYEIGVDVYYPPAYKIHASGHGSQEELATVLNLARPKFFLPWHGEPRHQINHAKLAQTLPRPPKRTLIAKNGDVIRLSADEFKVTGTVPAGAVYVDGLGVGDIGDDVLLDRVNMSQEGILIMTAVLHPTPHVEVVSRGFVRANRDLDNQIRKVALDAIEQGLREKKRLEDVRDDMYGAVRRFVRKVTGRNPVLIPMIVD